In one window of Xiphophorus hellerii strain 12219 chromosome 23, Xiphophorus_hellerii-4.1, whole genome shotgun sequence DNA:
- the igbp1 gene encoding immunoglobulin-binding protein 1 produces the protein MAESIDNAAEQSSAPDTEQLKLSDLLERGWKILQELDSSNEPFGPNTVHRIKRGINMLEDASRMVVQLDLFSRNEEVEEIATADLKYLLLPALLGALHMKQSSPHKRLETVQIARAYFMDFLKTCHDYNISQFELPKPSNENGVSQETSEGVFSKAKSFSAGPSNLVAMAAKRQAKIERYRQRKELETRLSDVHKVVESGQADDEVSREFYLLNVQRWITVCLEEMEAIDQEVEILKNMDLLKQSRANQPAQPPRNPMKPFILTRDALQAQVLGAGYPSLPTMTVDDWYEQHRKHGVLPDQGMPSKVAVEDNTDEQARDEEKEKKAENDDEASLLKARNWDEWKDDHRRGYGNRHNMG, from the exons atggctGAAAGTATTGACAATGCGGCTGAACAGTCATCCGCTCCTGACACTGAACAATTAAAACTATCTGACTTATTGGAGCGTGGTTGGAAGATACTTCAGGAACTGGACAGTTCAAACGAACCGTTTGGCCCCAACACCGTGCATCGCATTAAACGCGGCATTAACATGTTGGAAGACGCGTCGAGGATGGTTGTTCAGCTCGACCTGTTTAGCCGTAACGAAGAGGTGGAAGAGATCGCCACTGCAGACCTGAAGTACCTGCTGCTCCCTGCCCTGCTAGGGGCCCTGCACATGAAGCAGAGCAGCCCGCACAAGCGGCTGGAGACGGTGCAGATAGCTCGGGCTTACTTCATGGATTTCTTAAAGACGTGTCATGACTACAACATCTCACAGTTTGAGCTGCCGAAGCCATCAAATGAAAACGGTGTTTCCCAAGAAACATCGGAGGGCGTATTTTCCAAAGCCAAG TCTTTTTCTGCAGGTCCATCAAAtttggttgccatggcagcaaAGAGACAAGCGAAGATTGAACGGTATCGACAGAGAAAGGAACTGGAGACTAGACTGTCGGATGTTCACAAAGTAGTGGAGAGTGGACAGGCCGATGACGAGGTCAGCAGAGAATTTTACCTTCTGAATGTCCAGAGATGGATCACTGTTTGTCTGGAGGAGATGGAGGCCATTGACCAGGAGGTGGAGATACTTAAAAACATGGATCTTCTGAAGCAGAGTCGTGCTAACCAACCAGCTCAGCCACCCAGAAATCCCATGAAACCCTTCATCCTCACTAGAGATGCTTTACAG GCTCAAGTACTCGGCGCTGGGTATCCTAGCCTCCCCACCATGACAGTGGATGACTGGTATgagcaacacagaaaacatggagTCCTGCCTGATCAGGGCATGCCGAGCAAAGTTGCTGTGGAGGACAACACTGATGAGCAGGCGagagatgaagaaaaagagaaaaaggctgaGAATGATGATGAAGCTTCTTTGTTAAAAGCCAGAAACTGGGATGAGTGGAAAGATGATCACCGCCGAGGATATGGAAACCGTCACAACATGGGCTAA